In Chryseobacterium gleum, a single genomic region encodes these proteins:
- a CDS encoding NADP-dependent oxidoreductase — protein sequence MKAVILNEAGSVENLQFAEIDKPVIGNDEVLVKVVSISINPVDVKSRAYEGVLNWIFEEKRPVILGWDISGEVVEAGKNITDFKPGDEVFGMVNFFGKGNAYAEYVAAPAAHLALKPRNINHQQAAAASMAASTAYQALVDVAKIKKGNKVLVHAASGGVGHFAVQMAKYFGAYVIAVSSGKNKEFLLSLGADEHIDYTTENFHEKVQDADIVIDTLQGKTLSDSVDVVKENGIIVTLPSPEIPEDIADKARERNVNIEFMMVESKKETTEAIAGLLKEGVLKPFVYKTFPFEALAMAHLEVETNRVAGKVIVNL from the coding sequence AGTATTGGTAAAAGTGGTATCGATAAGCATTAATCCTGTAGATGTAAAATCCAGGGCGTATGAAGGCGTCCTGAACTGGATTTTTGAAGAAAAAAGACCCGTTATTTTAGGATGGGATATCTCGGGAGAAGTGGTGGAAGCCGGGAAAAATATAACTGATTTTAAACCGGGAGATGAAGTCTTCGGAATGGTCAACTTTTTTGGAAAAGGAAATGCTTATGCAGAATATGTGGCTGCCCCGGCGGCACATCTGGCTTTAAAGCCTCGTAATATTAACCATCAGCAGGCAGCTGCAGCATCAATGGCGGCCTCAACAGCATATCAGGCGCTGGTAGATGTTGCGAAAATTAAAAAAGGGAATAAAGTTTTGGTTCATGCAGCTTCAGGCGGTGTCGGCCATTTTGCGGTTCAGATGGCGAAGTATTTCGGGGCATACGTTATCGCTGTATCATCCGGTAAAAATAAAGAATTTTTGTTGTCACTTGGGGCAGATGAACATATTGATTATACAACGGAAAACTTTCATGAAAAAGTACAGGATGCAGATATAGTGATTGATACCCTTCAGGGAAAAACCTTGTCTGATTCGGTAGATGTTGTAAAAGAAAACGGAATTATTGTAACGCTTCCGTCCCCTGAGATTCCTGAGGATATTGCAGACAAAGCCAGAGAGAGAAATGTAAATATTGAATTTATGATGGTAGAATCTAAAAAAGAAACCACGGAGGCAATTGCCGGTCTATTGAAGGAAGGAGTGCTGAAGCCCTTTGTTTATAAAACATTTCCGTTTGAAGCCCTTGCAATGGCACATCTGGAAGTTGAGACTAACCGCGTTGCAGGAAAAGTGATTGTAAATCTTTGA
- a CDS encoding universal stress protein, with the protein MKTIIVCTDFSHEAENATHYAASMAKENIYKIILFNLQTVSIHALNAQASADFFYAQTLKNQKKLEDKATELTRLYGIEAEHHLASGNFIEELENCIQAHSCEFLVMGMAEKTLEQKLLGNTVTRAIHRIKKPILIVPSHIEYTGIRKILFAYDTHKNMTWSALNDIYYFINEFNAEVEIFNVSERLEDFAEVIQDIDLNSGYDMDDIKYSFKMIQSIEVIKAIEEEIKLTNPDLLTMVPYKYNLVESLFHRSKTAIMAYKNKIPLLSIPLT; encoded by the coding sequence ATGAAAACAATAATTGTCTGCACAGATTTTTCTCATGAAGCTGAAAATGCCACTCATTATGCAGCATCTATGGCTAAGGAAAATATTTATAAGATTATACTGTTTAATCTTCAAACTGTTTCCATTCATGCTTTAAACGCACAGGCTTCGGCTGATTTTTTCTATGCACAAACACTTAAAAATCAAAAAAAACTGGAGGATAAAGCAACTGAACTTACAAGATTGTATGGTATTGAAGCAGAGCATCATCTGGCTTCCGGCAATTTCATTGAAGAACTTGAAAACTGTATACAGGCACACAGCTGCGAATTCCTGGTCATGGGAATGGCAGAGAAAACTTTGGAACAAAAGCTTTTGGGTAATACTGTAACAAGGGCAATTCACAGAATAAAAAAGCCAATATTAATTGTCCCTTCTCATATAGAATATACAGGAATCAGGAAAATACTTTTTGCTTATGACACGCACAAAAACATGACCTGGTCTGCCCTTAACGATATTTATTATTTCATTAACGAATTTAATGCTGAGGTTGAAATCTTTAATGTAAGTGAAAGGCTGGAGGATTTTGCTGAAGTTATTCAGGATATTGATTTGAATTCTGGTTACGACATGGATGACATTAAATACAGTTTTAAAATGATTCAGTCCATCGAAGTAATTAAGGCTATAGAGGAGGAAATAAAACTTACCAACCCCGATCTTCTGACCATGGTTCCTTATAAATATAACCTTGTAGAATCACTTTTCCACCGAAGCAAAACAGCCATAATGGCTTATAAGAATAAAATACCATTACTGTCAATTCCCCTAACATAG
- a CDS encoding sensor histidine kinase, translating to MNRISAIRKNIVRNKKILSTMKRRLVIWAVAVVTFCVFSYLIDPFDPVWKGYLNTPLQMILEDASWIILFSVIISEVSIFIDRTLNKLLPWRNRTVKRLLIQCLLQIVGSVMIVIIINAIVDCTSVTLPEMDSRKEYTLLGQWIATNIVISLIISAFNTVDYLLENWKKTAVEAAQHKLRASKHKQAAMAAELQALKLQIDPHFIFNNLSVLSELILEDQQLGYEYSEKFARVYRYLLVNSKKDIIAVEEELKFLESYIFLIEKRIGEGVVFKIDIKEEYRSMHTLPLSLQLLVENAIKHNQTSKVKPLEIHVYTNSVGELVVSNTFLPLINKPDSSGVGLTNIIARYEILGYPKPVIEKTEDKFIVKLPLI from the coding sequence ATGAATAGGATTTCCGCCATCAGGAAAAATATAGTCCGAAATAAAAAGATTCTTTCCACTATGAAAAGAAGGCTCGTGATCTGGGCCGTAGCAGTGGTTACTTTCTGTGTTTTCTCCTATCTGATAGATCCGTTTGATCCGGTCTGGAAAGGATACCTGAACACGCCGCTGCAAATGATCCTGGAAGATGCCTCATGGATTATCTTATTTTCTGTTATCATTTCAGAGGTCAGTATATTTATTGACAGAACTCTTAATAAACTGCTTCCCTGGCGAAACAGAACTGTAAAGCGGCTGCTCATTCAGTGTTTGCTGCAGATTGTGGGAAGTGTCATGATTGTGATTATTATTAATGCCATTGTAGACTGCACCTCAGTAACATTACCTGAAATGGATTCACGGAAAGAATATACATTACTTGGGCAATGGATTGCAACCAATATTGTAATTTCTTTGATTATCAGTGCGTTTAATACGGTGGATTACCTGCTTGAAAACTGGAAGAAAACAGCGGTAGAAGCTGCCCAGCATAAACTCCGGGCATCAAAACATAAACAAGCTGCCATGGCAGCAGAACTTCAGGCACTGAAGCTTCAGATAGATCCTCATTTTATTTTTAATAATCTGAGTGTATTGTCAGAACTCATTCTGGAAGATCAGCAGCTAGGCTATGAATATTCGGAGAAATTTGCAAGAGTTTACCGGTACCTGTTAGTCAATTCCAAAAAAGATATCATTGCGGTAGAAGAGGAACTGAAATTTTTAGAATCTTACATTTTTCTGATTGAAAAAAGAATTGGGGAAGGGGTTGTGTTTAAAATAGATATTAAAGAAGAATACAGATCTATGCATACTCTGCCACTGTCCCTGCAATTATTGGTTGAAAATGCGATTAAACACAATCAGACTTCAAAGGTAAAACCTCTGGAGATTCATGTCTATACCAATTCCGTGGGAGAGCTGGTGGTTTCCAATACATTCCTGCCTTTAATCAACAAGCCGGATTCCTCGGGAGTGGGGCTTACCAATATCATTGCACGATACGAAATTTTAGGATATCCTAAACCTGTGATTGAAAAAACTGAAGATAAATTTATTGTAAAACTTCCATTGATATGA
- a CDS encoding LytR/AlgR family response regulator transcription factor, with the protein MKINKILIVEDERPNADRLKRLLLKLRPHIEILSVEDSITSTVHWLENNVVPDVIMMDVRLADGLSFEIFNKHEVKSAVIFTTAYDEYAVQAFKYNSVDYLLKPIEEEELDAALKRYETFMEAVPVVGTAIEGLLNYIQPKDYRKRFLIAHRDGYKTVLAEDILYFYTELGISKAMLNTGVVENVPQTLEELEKQLDPKFFFRANRQFIIHIDSVKQIFNHFNGKLKLELRKHPEMEVIVSREKASIFKSWMDY; encoded by the coding sequence ATGAAAATTAATAAGATTTTAATAGTTGAAGACGAAAGACCCAATGCAGATAGACTCAAAAGACTGTTGCTGAAATTAAGACCACATATCGAAATCCTGTCTGTAGAAGATTCCATCACTTCAACGGTGCACTGGCTGGAAAATAATGTTGTTCCTGATGTCATCATGATGGATGTACGCCTTGCAGATGGGCTCAGCTTTGAAATATTTAACAAGCATGAAGTTAAAAGTGCTGTCATATTCACCACAGCTTATGATGAATATGCAGTACAGGCATTCAAATACAACAGTGTGGATTATCTTCTGAAACCTATAGAAGAAGAAGAACTGGATGCCGCCCTGAAACGCTATGAAACCTTTATGGAAGCTGTTCCGGTGGTAGGAACCGCTATTGAAGGATTATTGAATTATATCCAGCCAAAAGATTACAGAAAACGTTTTCTTATCGCTCACAGAGATGGATATAAAACAGTTCTGGCAGAGGATATCCTGTACTTTTATACCGAATTGGGAATCAGTAAAGCGATGCTGAATACCGGAGTTGTTGAGAACGTTCCCCAAACTCTGGAAGAACTTGAAAAACAGCTGGATCCGAAATTCTTTTTCCGGGCCAACAGACAATTTATCATTCATATTGATTCTGTAAAGCAGATTTTCAACCATTTTAACGGAAAACTAAAGCTGGAATTAAGAAAACACCCGGAGATGGAAGTGATTGTAAGCCGCGAGAAAGCTTCCATTTTCAAATCCTGGATGGATTATTAA
- a CDS encoding efflux RND transporter periplasmic adaptor subunit translates to MNYRKGYLVLSLAAAVLYSCGSGNGQENAGQMQQALPTDFIEVKSGDADVSTGYPGSIEGQDNVDIKAQVTGYLEAVYVKEGQYVSKGQTLFRINPSVYNEQVNTNEAALKSALAAQETARLEVEKLKPLVEGKVVSDMQLKTAQASYKAASAQVAQAQSSLGSSKINANFTYIKAPVSGYIGRIPNRVGSLISPSDASPLTTLSNINTVNVYFSMNEADFIAHSRASASGNTTENVELILADGSTYALKGKLENASGNFDRNTGSIQMKAVFQNPDKLLRAGGTARVMIHNALNGVIKLPKTSVKDIQDRFFVYKLNGKDKVKMTQITVSGSTSQDYFIKEGVHAGDKIAINRIDALTDGAQVVAHTVPLK, encoded by the coding sequence ATGAATTACAGAAAAGGATATCTGGTACTTTCACTTGCTGCTGCGGTGCTTTATTCGTGCGGCTCCGGGAACGGCCAGGAAAATGCCGGGCAGATGCAGCAGGCATTGCCTACAGATTTTATAGAGGTGAAATCGGGAGATGCGGATGTGTCAACCGGTTATCCGGGAAGCATAGAAGGGCAGGATAATGTAGACATCAAAGCACAGGTAACAGGATATCTGGAGGCAGTATATGTAAAAGAAGGACAGTACGTAAGTAAAGGACAGACCCTTTTCAGAATAAACCCATCAGTCTATAACGAACAGGTAAATACCAATGAAGCTGCTTTGAAATCAGCTTTGGCAGCCCAGGAAACAGCAAGGCTTGAAGTGGAAAAACTGAAACCCCTTGTAGAAGGAAAAGTGGTTTCCGATATGCAACTGAAAACAGCGCAGGCAAGTTATAAAGCTGCATCAGCTCAGGTAGCACAGGCACAGTCATCATTGGGATCTTCAAAAATCAATGCTAATTTTACCTATATCAAAGCACCCGTTAGCGGATACATAGGAAGAATTCCGAACAGGGTAGGAAGTCTCATCAGTCCGTCTGATGCCTCACCGTTGACGACACTTTCCAATATAAACACTGTGAATGTGTATTTCTCAATGAATGAAGCGGATTTCATTGCGCATAGCAGAGCTTCAGCATCAGGAAATACTACAGAAAATGTAGAGCTAATTCTTGCAGATGGCTCCACCTATGCCCTTAAAGGGAAGCTTGAAAATGCCAGCGGAAACTTCGACAGAAATACCGGAAGTATCCAGATGAAAGCTGTTTTTCAGAATCCCGATAAATTATTAAGAGCCGGAGGAACAGCCAGAGTGATGATTCACAATGCTCTGAATGGAGTAATCAAACTTCCGAAAACATCGGTAAAAGATATTCAGGACAGATTTTTTGTTTACAAGCTGAATGGTAAAGACAAAGTAAAAATGACCCAGATTACCGTTTCAGGAAGTACGTCTCAGGATTACTTTATCAAAGAAGGAGTACATGCGGGAGATAAAATTGCCATCAACCGAATTGATGCCCTTACAGACGGAGCACAGGTTGTCGCACATACCGTTCCTTTGAAATAG
- a CDS encoding efflux RND transporter permease subunit → MLKKIIDRPVLATVISLIIVILGIIGLNQLAVTRFPDISPPTITVSGSYPGGNSETVIRSVVTPLEEQINGVEDMEYMKSTASNDGTFSISIIFKQGVNADQAAVNVQNRVQQATPILPQEVVRMGLTTSKQQNSMVLIFNIYTEDNKQYDETFLQNYANINLIPQVKRVKGVGQAMVFGIKDYSMRIWLNPQKMSSYGLEPADVSTAIADHSLESAPGKLGEESDAALEYVIRYKGKKNRPEQYENIIVKNTGSQVIRLKDVARVEFGAISNTGDNLSNGKNAVTVAIMQTTGSNANQIEIGVNQALDRLSKSFPPGIKYTKVMSTKERLDEATGQVKSTLIEAFILVFIVVFIFLQDFRSTIIPAVAVPVAIIGTFFFLLVLGFTINVLTLFALVLAIGIVVDDAIVVVEAVHSNMEGTDLSGREATHKAMSEITGAVISITLVMSAVFIPIGFMSGSAGLFYKQFAYTLAIAIIISAVNALTLTPALCAVFLKNNHAGEGEKPQGFGQRFAVAFNAGFNNMTNRYAKGVRFLIGRKWIAGGLIVAVIGVAGWLMSSTPKSFVPMEDDGFFMYTLSMPPGTALTKTTEVSNKINEILKGVDAVKENTSITGYNLLSNSAGPAYAMGFVKLKPKKERGEVQDIQEVVDRAAAKLGVIKEGSVMTFRMPPVEGYGMTNDAEIVLQDRMGRDPQVLKAKADELIGQLMQVPEVAFAYTMFRADYPQMELEVNEDKAKQLGVSISNLLGTVQTYFSGDQSQNFSRFGKFYRVNIKADGVFRMDEQAFNDIFVKNEKGDMVPVNTLITLKKVYGPESVQRYNLYNSLNINVSPKPGVSNGELMGKLEQTLSKLPSDYSYEWTGLSLEEKSAGNQTIAIFGLCLLFVYLLLAAQYESYILPLAVMLSIPTGVVGALLGIKAIGLDNNIYVQVGLIMLIGLLAKNAILIVEFAIQRRKAGLSILDSALEGAKARLRPIIMTSLAFIVGMVPLMLSSGGMASGNKSISTSAAMGMLSGVVLGVFVIPVLYMFFQYLDEKFSTQKKYHTTENQLTNETI, encoded by the coding sequence ATGTTAAAAAAAATAATAGACCGTCCGGTACTGGCGACGGTAATATCCCTTATCATTGTCATATTAGGGATCATAGGATTAAACCAGCTGGCGGTGACCAGATTTCCGGATATTTCTCCGCCTACGATTACCGTTTCAGGGTCTTACCCGGGAGGGAACAGTGAGACGGTGATCCGTTCTGTAGTAACGCCGCTGGAAGAGCAGATCAATGGGGTGGAAGATATGGAATATATGAAGTCTACGGCCAGCAATGACGGTACGTTTTCTATTTCCATTATATTCAAGCAGGGAGTGAATGCCGATCAGGCCGCCGTAAATGTTCAAAACAGAGTGCAGCAGGCTACACCAATTCTTCCACAAGAGGTTGTGAGAATGGGATTGACTACCTCCAAACAGCAGAACAGTATGGTGTTGATCTTCAATATCTATACTGAGGACAATAAGCAATATGATGAAACCTTTCTTCAGAACTATGCAAATATTAACCTTATTCCACAGGTTAAAAGAGTAAAAGGGGTTGGGCAGGCCATGGTTTTTGGGATTAAAGATTATTCTATGAGAATATGGCTTAACCCTCAGAAAATGTCTTCTTATGGACTTGAACCAGCAGATGTCTCCACAGCGATTGCAGATCACAGCTTGGAATCCGCTCCGGGAAAACTTGGGGAGGAATCAGACGCTGCCTTAGAATATGTAATCCGATATAAAGGAAAAAAGAACAGGCCGGAACAATATGAAAACATTATTGTTAAAAACACGGGAAGTCAGGTTATAAGGTTAAAAGATGTTGCCCGTGTAGAATTCGGAGCGATTTCAAATACCGGAGATAACCTGTCCAATGGGAAAAATGCGGTTACTGTAGCGATTATGCAGACTACAGGGTCCAACGCGAATCAGATTGAAATAGGGGTAAACCAAGCCCTGGATCGGTTATCAAAATCATTTCCTCCTGGTATTAAATATACAAAGGTAATGAGCACCAAAGAAAGACTGGATGAGGCTACAGGACAGGTTAAGTCTACATTGATAGAAGCATTTATCCTTGTATTTATTGTAGTATTTATTTTCTTGCAGGATTTCAGATCTACGATTATTCCTGCAGTGGCAGTTCCGGTAGCAATTATTGGTACTTTCTTTTTCCTTCTGGTTTTAGGATTTACCATCAATGTACTGACGCTTTTTGCCCTTGTACTGGCCATTGGTATTGTAGTGGATGATGCTATTGTTGTAGTAGAAGCCGTTCACAGTAATATGGAAGGGACAGACCTTTCAGGAAGAGAAGCCACTCATAAAGCGATGAGTGAGATCACAGGAGCGGTTATTTCTATTACGTTGGTAATGTCGGCGGTATTTATCCCGATCGGATTTATGTCCGGTTCAGCAGGGCTGTTCTATAAGCAGTTTGCGTATACACTGGCCATTGCCATTATCATTTCAGCGGTTAATGCCTTGACTTTAACCCCTGCTTTATGTGCTGTATTTTTAAAAAACAACCATGCAGGAGAAGGAGAGAAACCACAAGGATTCGGGCAAAGATTTGCCGTGGCATTCAACGCTGGTTTTAACAATATGACCAATCGTTATGCAAAAGGAGTAAGATTTTTAATAGGGAGAAAATGGATTGCAGGAGGATTAATCGTAGCCGTTATCGGAGTTGCAGGATGGCTGATGTCAAGCACACCTAAAAGCTTTGTGCCGATGGAAGATGACGGGTTCTTCATGTACACCTTAAGTATGCCTCCGGGAACTGCATTGACAAAGACGACAGAAGTCTCCAATAAAATCAATGAAATATTAAAAGGAGTAGATGCTGTTAAGGAAAATACTTCCATTACAGGCTACAACCTGCTTAGTAACAGTGCAGGACCGGCTTATGCTATGGGATTTGTTAAGCTGAAACCTAAAAAAGAAAGAGGTGAAGTTCAGGATATTCAGGAGGTGGTAGATAGGGCTGCTGCAAAATTGGGAGTGATTAAAGAAGGAAGTGTAATGACTTTCAGAATGCCTCCGGTAGAAGGATACGGAATGACAAATGATGCCGAAATCGTTCTTCAGGACCGCATGGGAAGAGATCCTCAGGTACTTAAAGCTAAAGCAGACGAACTGATCGGCCAGCTGATGCAGGTTCCGGAAGTGGCATTTGCCTACACGATGTTCAGGGCAGATTATCCTCAGATGGAGCTTGAAGTGAATGAAGATAAAGCAAAGCAGCTGGGAGTAAGCATTTCAAATCTTTTGGGAACCGTTCAGACGTATTTCTCCGGAGACCAGTCCCAGAATTTCTCAAGATTTGGAAAGTTCTATAGAGTGAATATTAAAGCAGACGGTGTTTTCAGAATGGATGAGCAGGCCTTCAATGATATTTTCGTGAAGAATGAAAAAGGAGATATGGTTCCGGTAAATACACTAATCACTTTGAAAAAAGTCTACGGTCCGGAATCCGTTCAGCGTTATAACCTTTATAACTCATTAAACATCAATGTTTCTCCAAAGCCAGGAGTAAGTAACGGAGAATTGATGGGTAAGCTGGAACAGACCCTAAGTAAATTACCGTCTGATTACAGCTACGAATGGACAGGATTGAGTCTGGAAGAAAAGTCGGCAGGAAATCAAACCATTGCCATCTTCGGTTTATGTTTACTTTTCGTATATCTTTTGTTGGCAGCTCAATATGAAAGTTATATACTTCCTCTGGCAGTTATGCTTTCCATCCCAACAGGAGTTGTAGGGGCACTCCTGGGAATAAAAGCCATCGGGCTGGATAATAATATCTATGTACAGGTAGGATTGATCATGCTTATCGGTCTCTTGGCCAAAAACGCCATCCTTATTGTAGAATTTGCCATCCAAAGAAGAAAAGCAGGTCTTTCTATTCTGGATTCTGCACTGGAAGGAGCAAAGGCGAGATTACGCCCGATTATTATGACGTCGTTAGCCTTTATTGTAGGAATGGTTCCGCTAATGCTTTCTTCTGGAGGAATGGCTTCCGGGAACAAATCTATCAGTACAAGTGCTGCCATGGGAATGTTGAGCGGAGTGGTTTTAGGTGTTTTTGTAATTCCTGTCCTTTACATGTTCTTTCAGTATCTGGATGAGAAATTCTCTACCCAAAAGAAGTATCATACAACAGAAAACCAATTGACAAATGAGACTATTTAA
- a CDS encoding efflux transporter outer membrane subunit yields MRLFNIKNFLISGAMASLLMSCAVGKKYTRTDLQMPETYKESLQVTGDTVVLPWKTFFKDPKLIGLIDKALSRNNEVNVALKNIEQLDLAYKQAKLSLMPTLDFSAGANRSWASKNTLNGSLNEQFVGTKYLDDFTAALRLSWEVDIWGKAKMQKESAAAEYFGQKENLNAIKSRIVVQVAQAYYNLISLDEQLKIAEQNIELSDNTLKMMNLQFKAGQINSLAVQQSEAQKKTAELLIPLAKQNISIQENALSILCGDYPAKVEREGNLKAMIPENRLSEGLPAQLLSRRPDLKMAEFNVISLNSKTGLAKAAMYPSISLSPQIGVNSNKFSSWFDIPGSITKAIAANLAAPVFQKKELKTAYETALIEQEKASINFKQSVMTAVGEVSDAMAKSKGSSERLQLLEQRTAILDKGINDALKLYKSGMATYLEVITAQNNKLQNDLEAINVTLEKLNAEVDLYRALGGGVQ; encoded by the coding sequence ATGAGACTATTTAATATAAAGAATTTCCTTATTTCAGGTGCAATGGCATCACTGCTGATGTCTTGTGCCGTAGGGAAGAAATATACAAGAACAGACCTTCAGATGCCTGAAACCTACAAAGAATCTCTACAGGTAACAGGCGATACTGTGGTATTACCCTGGAAAACTTTTTTCAAAGATCCTAAACTGATCGGTTTAATAGATAAAGCCCTTTCCAGAAACAATGAAGTAAACGTTGCTCTGAAAAACATAGAACAGCTGGATCTTGCTTATAAACAGGCCAAGCTGAGCCTCATGCCAACACTGGATTTCAGTGCTGGAGCCAACAGGAGCTGGGCGTCAAAAAATACGCTTAACGGTTCCCTGAATGAACAGTTTGTTGGGACAAAATACCTGGATGATTTCACTGCTGCACTGAGGCTTTCCTGGGAGGTAGATATCTGGGGAAAAGCTAAAATGCAAAAAGAATCCGCAGCAGCAGAATATTTTGGACAGAAAGAGAACTTAAATGCGATAAAAAGCAGAATCGTTGTTCAGGTAGCACAGGCTTATTATAATCTGATCAGTCTGGACGAACAGTTGAAAATAGCTGAACAGAATATTGAACTGAGTGACAATACTCTTAAAATGATGAATCTTCAGTTTAAAGCAGGTCAGATCAACTCATTGGCGGTTCAGCAATCGGAAGCACAGAAGAAAACCGCTGAACTGCTGATCCCCTTGGCAAAACAGAATATTTCCATTCAGGAAAATGCATTGAGTATTCTTTGTGGAGACTATCCGGCAAAAGTAGAAAGAGAAGGAAACCTGAAAGCAATGATTCCTGAAAACAGATTGTCTGAAGGATTACCGGCACAACTGCTCAGCCGAAGACCGGATCTGAAAATGGCAGAGTTTAACGTAATCAGCTTAAATTCCAAAACAGGATTGGCAAAAGCCGCAATGTACCCGAGTATCAGCCTTAGTCCACAGATCGGAGTAAATTCCAATAAATTCAGCTCATGGTTTGATATTCCGGGATCTATTACCAAAGCGATTGCTGCTAATCTTGCTGCCCCGGTTTTTCAGAAAAAAGAACTGAAAACAGCTTATGAAACAGCTTTAATTGAACAGGAAAAAGCATCCATCAATTTTAAACAATCAGTGATGACTGCTGTGGGAGAGGTTTCCGATGCAATGGCAAAGTCTAAAGGTTCTTCAGAAAGATTGCAGCTTTTAGAACAGCGAACAGCCATTCTGGATAAAGGAATCAATGATGCACTGAAGCTGTATAAAAGCGGTATGGCAACCTATCTGGAAGTGATCACAGCCCAGAACAACAAACTGCAGAATGATCTGGAAGCTATTAATGTTACACTGGAAAAATTAAATGCTGAGGTTGATCTTTACAGAGCACTTGGCGGCGGAGTACAGTAG
- a CDS encoding DUF4840 domain-containing protein, with translation MKKLTVPRFFMTVLMVLAGLALYSCNDSDGQDIPPVKMEELPGNYKGKLIIIQGNSKREGIKEFKVKKDTISFAEFPVTEIVKTVVKDPAKAETAIKALGKVKYDLKYAAVINTANNVIELTLTPKTMELQIPVDGVNKKTVVEFVSKQKGYYVGMDRTLRYALTAEKITVDGTVVTPYEVIDYNFPFCIKN, from the coding sequence ATGAAAAAATTGACAGTACCCCGGTTTTTTATGACAGTTTTAATGGTTTTGGCAGGATTGGCCTTATACTCATGTAATGATAGTGATGGACAGGATATTCCTCCTGTAAAAATGGAAGAATTACCAGGAAACTATAAAGGTAAGCTGATTATCATCCAGGGAAATAGTAAAAGAGAAGGAATAAAAGAATTCAAAGTAAAAAAAGATACCATCTCATTTGCAGAATTTCCGGTTACCGAAATTGTGAAAACAGTAGTGAAAGACCCTGCAAAAGCAGAAACAGCTATAAAAGCTCTTGGAAAAGTTAAGTATGATCTTAAATATGCAGCAGTGATCAATACAGCAAATAATGTGATAGAATTGACTTTGACTCCTAAGACAATGGAACTTCAGATTCCGGTAGATGGCGTTAATAAAAAGACCGTTGTAGAATTCGTTTCTAAGCAGAAAGGATATTATGTAGGTATGGATAGAACACTTAGATATGCTCTTACAGCAGAAAAAATTACAGTAGATGGGACAGTGGTTACTCCTTATGAAGTGATCGATTATAATTTCCCGTTCTGTATAAAAAATTAA
- a CDS encoding RNA polymerase sigma factor: MTVYNILTGTAAEAYMEESKEQILVKHLLKKEEAAWKELFGAYSGNLSYVCSRYVTEKEDVHDVLQNSFIKMFRSIESFEYRGSGSLKAWMTRITVNESLKHIKQKGDFRSAVEVDDLPDIPNEEEPDFEEIPRDDIMKMIRSLPEGYRTVFNLFVFEKKSHKEIAGLLGIAENSSASQFHRAKGLLVQKIKEFKMSKKAQYE; encoded by the coding sequence TTGACAGTTTATAATATCCTGACGGGTACGGCAGCAGAAGCATATATGGAAGAAAGTAAAGAACAGATTTTGGTAAAGCACCTTCTGAAGAAGGAGGAAGCAGCCTGGAAAGAGCTTTTTGGAGCTTATTCCGGAAATCTGAGCTATGTATGTTCCCGCTATGTGACAGAAAAGGAAGATGTTCATGATGTGCTTCAAAACAGTTTTATCAAAATGTTCCGTTCGATAGAATCCTTTGAGTATAGAGGTAGCGGTTCTTTAAAAGCCTGGATGACGCGTATCACAGTTAATGAATCTTTGAAACATATAAAACAGAAAGGAGATTTCAGATCAGCGGTTGAAGTAGATGATCTTCCGGATATTCCCAATGAAGAAGAACCTGATTTTGAAGAAATTCCGCGAGATGATATAATGAAGATGATCAGATCTCTTCCTGAAGGATACAGAACTGTTTTTAACCTGTTTGTATTTGAGAAAAAAAGCCATAAAGAAATTGCCGGGCTGCTGGGAATTGCAGAAAACTCTTCTGCATCTCAGTTTCACCGCGCCAAAGGATTGCTTGTTCAGAAAATAAAAGAATTTAAAATGTCAAAAAAAGCACAATATGAATAA